The genome window CTCAAAGGTATTTGCCCCCAGATGCGGCGTCACCACGACCCTCTCGTGGCCGATGAGCTTTTTCAGATACTCGCTCTTGGGGGGCTCCTCGCTGAACACGTCCACGGCGGCTCCGGCAACCTTGCCCGACTCCAGGAACTTCAGCAGGGCCGCCTCTTCGATGATGCCGCCCCGAGCGGCGTTCACGATGATGACGCCGTCCTTCATCATGGCCAGCTCACGTTCGCCGATCATGTTGCGGGTCTCGTCGGTGAGAGGGGTGTGGACGGTGATGATGTCGCAGTTCTTGTAAATCTCGTCGTGGGAGACCAGCTTGACTCCCAGGTCATGGGCCCGCTTCACGGCGATGTAGGGATCGCAGGCGAGCACGTCGCACTCGAAGGCCTTAAGCCGCGTGGCTACCCGGCCGCCGACCTTGCCGAGGCCGATGACGCCGGCCGTCTTGCCCTTGAGCTCGTAGCCGGTAAACGGGGCCCGCTTCCACTCGCCGCTCTTCAGGCTGCCGTTGGCGCGGGTCACGTTGCGGCAGAAGGAGAGCAGCAGCGCCATGGCATGCTCGGCCGCGCTGTTGGTATTGCCGAAAGGAGCGTTCACCACGATGACGCCGCGAGAACTGGCATAGTCCACGTCTACGTTGTCGATGCCCACGCCCGCCCGGGCCACGAGCCTCAGCCTTTTCCCCGCGTCCAGGAGCTCCCGGTTCACGGTGGTGCCGCTGCGGGTTATGATGACGTCGTAATCGCCGATTATTGCGAGGAGTTCTTCCTTTTTGAGGCCGAGCTTCACATGGAGCTCAACACGTGGATCCTGGGCAAGAAGCGCCAATCCTTCTTGAGCCACCTCGTCAGTAACGATGATTTTCATTGATGATCCCCTGTGGTGTGGAATAGTAATGAGTAGCCGGGATAACCCGATGGCAAGAAAGTGCTTTGCGAGGCTGCGGAGAAGCGCTAATAATAGACCCCCCGATTGAAAATTGCAAGGCCGGCGAACCTCCTGCCGGTATACGAGGGGGGAGCGTTCCCGCAGGAAGGACCCATGACTGGACACCAGCTTTTTCACATTGTGCTCGTGGAGCCGGAAATCCCACCCAACACCGGCAACATTGCCCGCCTTTGCGGGGCCACCGGCACTGTGCTCCATCTGGTCGGAAAACTCGGCTTTTCTACCGATGACCGGTACCTGAAGAGAGCCGGCCTCGACTACTGGAGCGAGGTGGACATCCGCTACTGGGAGAGCCTCGACCAACTGCGGCAGGCCTGGCCCGAGGCACGCTTCTTCTATACGAGCAAGAAGGCGGCGCGCTGTTACGTGGATGCCGGCTTTCGCGAGGGCGACTTCATCGTCTTCGGCAAGGAAACCGTGGGACTGCCCGAAGACCTGCTCCGGGCCAACGAGGAGCACTGCGTGAGGATACCGATCTTCGGCAAGGTGCGGAGCCTCAACCTCTCAACCGCCGCGGGGATCGTCCTGTACGAAGCCCTGCGCCAGACCGGACGCCTTGCCGACCGGGCGGGTGAAAACGGAGAGTGATGTCGATGATCAAGGCCGGAATCACGTTCATGGTGCTGGCTCTCGTCTTCTACACCTACGCGGTCTTCAGCGGCAGGAAAGAGGGACTCCACGCCAAGCATCTGCTGGTCTTCGGCGCGGGGCTGCTGTTCGACTACCTGGGAACCCATCAGATGAGCCTCTACGCCAGGACCTTCGGCAAGGCCCCCGAATGGCACAACCTTACCGGCATCCTGTCCCTGGCGGGCATGGCCTTTCACTTTTTACTGGCTCTCGCGGCGGCGTTCGCCCGCAAGACCGAGCGGATCAACCACACCTTTCACCGGGTGAGTCTCACCATCTACACCCTCTGGTGCATCGCCTTCGCCAGCGGAGCTGTCGCCGGAATGCTGAAGGCGGCTAAACACTAGCCCGACCGCGCCAGATACTCCCGCACGAACGCCACAACCCGGGCGACATCCTCTCCCGGGGGCAGGGTCGCCGCCATCTGCTCCACGTAGTTTCGCTCCGCCACCAGCCGCCGCGACACGGCGAAATTCAGGTCGAACACCCATGAAAGCTGAAGGAGCTTGAAGTCGTTCAGGGTCCTCAAAGTCGCCAGATTGACCAGTTCTCCCCGCATGACCGTTTCCACCACCCCGGGAGTACAGACCGGCAGGTCCGGAAACCCCAGCCCCACCGCCGAAGCCTGCCTCTCCGGGGGCAGACGGTAGAATTCGAGGAACACCCGCCAGATATCAAGCTTGTCCGCGTCGCGCACCAGGTGCAGCAGCCGGCGGGCCGGGCCGTCGATAGCTTCGGGAATCCGGAACGCGTTGTGGAGCGCCACCGTTCCGAGGATCATCCGCCGCTCTTCCGGCGTCAGGCCGTCGAGCACCCTTTCCCGCGTCAGCACGCGGACGCCGAGTGTCCCATGGTTTTCCGACTCGCTGTCCTTGAAGGAGCCGTAGCAGCGGTACTGCTCGAACCGCCCCACATCGTGCAGCAGGGCAACCGCCCCGGCCAGGCGCCGTTCACCCGGATCGAGCCCCAGGTG of Geobacter anodireducens contains these proteins:
- a CDS encoding phosphoglycerate dehydrogenase — translated: MKIIVTDEVAQEGLALLAQDPRVELHVKLGLKKEELLAIIGDYDVIITRSGTTVNRELLDAGKRLRLVARAGVGIDNVDVDYASSRGVIVVNAPFGNTNSAAEHAMALLLSFCRNVTRANGSLKSGEWKRAPFTGYELKGKTAGVIGLGKVGGRVATRLKAFECDVLACDPYIAVKRAHDLGVKLVSHDEIYKNCDIITVHTPLTDETRNMIGERELAMMKDGVIIVNAARGGIIEEAALLKFLESGKVAGAAVDVFSEEPPKSEYLKKLIGHERVVVTPHLGANTFEAQVNVAVDVSREILNYLDDQPLENAVNIPRFDLALMDQMRPFLNLMNTLCEFGIQLLDANISKIVFGYAGSIAHYDCTPLTVCGLASILNRMVDQDVNMVNASLIAVGMGIVVEETKTTHVDAFSNLITVVVEGEGGKRRTISGTLFDGVPRIVRLRDYSMDFAPEEHMLLLHYADRPGMIGKIGTIMGQHEINIASMNLGRSEKKGEAMVILSLDSAVPPQVLDEVRAATDATFIKAIHMPGARCSRSCGCGV
- a CDS encoding tRNA methyltransferase; the protein is MTGHQLFHIVLVEPEIPPNTGNIARLCGATGTVLHLVGKLGFSTDDRYLKRAGLDYWSEVDIRYWESLDQLRQAWPEARFFYTSKKAARCYVDAGFREGDFIVFGKETVGLPEDLLRANEEHCVRIPIFGKVRSLNLSTAAGIVLYEALRQTGRLADRAGENGE
- a CDS encoding HD family phosphohydrolase, with translation MNEEGLASLRQWFLGYCRSFYTSREEDNRNIRLKEEHTEQVCAFMDILTLHLGLDPGERRLAGAVALLHDVGRFEQYRCYGSFKDSESENHGTLGVRVLTRERVLDGLTPEERRMILGTVALHNAFRIPEAIDGPARRLLHLVRDADKLDIWRVFLEFYRLPPERQASAVGLGFPDLPVCTPGVVETVMRGELVNLATLRTLNDFKLLQLSWVFDLNFAVSRRLVAERNYVEQMAATLPPGEDVARVVAFVREYLARSG